A genomic segment from Dasypus novemcinctus isolate mDasNov1 chromosome X, mDasNov1.1.hap2, whole genome shotgun sequence encodes:
- the AMER1 gene encoding APC membrane recruitment protein 1: METQKDDASQAKGAAASGTIQGQGTEKGAKHKAAEQGRPVSELPSSGPGRLKKTAMKLFGGKKGICTLPSFLGGGRNKGSGKGNSKKGFSKSKTHDGLSETACDSEDVASEGTDLLLPLPDSSCQLPSSQSAYGALETGSRYKMFVAGTTEKAGAEKVLSVAKPKKGLKGFFSSIRRYRKSKVAETEQNEAGAKGPEGARTKSHEHVSSAPLLHSDDTLQPPNKEDAKPLDAPEPKVSQPPDPSLPATAKTAYKDPEKSKEACASALLQPKPASKASSPEECHSPETGEKVVVGEVNLPSGPVGDQLSLLFGDVTSLKSFDSLTGCGDIIAEQDMDSMTDSMASGGQRANRDGTKRSSCLVTYQGGGEEMALPDDDDDEEEDEEEEVELEEEEEEVKEEEEDDLEYLWASAQMYPRPSLNLGYHSTTSPSHHNYMLLDPVQSYPGLASGDLLTPQSDQQESAPNSDEGYYDSTTPGFEDDSGEALGLIHKDCLPRDSYSGDALYEFYEPVDSLENSPPGDDCLYDLHGCSSEMFDRFLDFEPFSSSRPPGAMETEEERLVTIQKQLLYWELRREQLEAREAWEAHAREAHAREAHTREIYVQEAHAQEVHAREARAREVYTKEAHAREAWARENHVREAQIQQKNPIMEYQMRPLGPSVMGLVAGVSGASQASYRGTTSAFPTTASSKPDWRDFRPLEKRFEGTCSKKDQNTCLMQLFQSDAMFEPDMQEANFGGLPRRVYPTYSPPEESEEEGIEKEGSATVSFSQALVEFTSSVNLFSSMSCSSDSDSSFTQNLPELPPMVTFDIADVERDGEGECEENPEFHNDEVLAASLEAFEMGYYHKHTFSNYRNRFYQGLPWGVSSLPRYLGLPGMHPRPPPAAMALNRRSRSLDTAETLELGLSNSHLSQGYVESDELQAEQEDSDEEEDEEWNRDSPLSLYTEPPGAYDWPTWAPCPFPVGPGPTWVSPSKLDGPSIQFPYGQAACCLPPMAMSMSLPVPGPKPNAFQKTGPQLARPSHLPLPMGPCYNPQPQASQNVRARPQDVLLPVNEPSCSSSSGGFIPSPLPQTKPVGITHGNHQLPRVQPETPQLQSIHYKVSDLDLSKERAEQRASLPSTAMNGHLAE, translated from the coding sequence ATGGAAACCCAAAAGGATGATGCTTCCCAGGCCAAAGGAGCAGCAGCCTCTGGAACCATCCAAGGccaagggacagagaaaggagcCAAGCACAAGGCAGCAGAGCAGGGAAGACCAGTGTCAGAGCTGCCCTCCTCTGGCCCAGGTAGACTAAAGAAAACTGCCATGAAACTCTTTGGTGGCAAGAAGGGTATCTGTACCCTGCCTAGTTTCCTAGGAGGGGGACGAAACAAAGGTTCTGGGAAAGGCAACTCCAAGAAGGGTTTCAGCAAGAGCAAGACCCATGATGGCCTGAGTGAGACAGCCTGTGACTCTGAAGATGTTGCCAGTGAAGGAACTGACCTCTTGCTACCTTTGCCTGACTCATCCTGCCAACTCCCAAGCTCCCAGAGTGCCTATGGGGCTTTGGAGACAGGCTCCAGATACAAGATGTTTGTGGCTGGAACCACAGAAAAGGCTGGGGCTGAGAAGGTTCTCTCTGTCGCCAAGCCAAAGAAAGGCCTGAAAGGCTTTTTTAGCAGTATCCGCCGTTACCGGAAGAGCAAAGTCGCAGAAACTGAGCAAAATGAGGCAGGGGCCAAAGGACCTGAGGGGGCCAGAACAAAGTCTCATGAGCATGTAAGCTCAGCCCCTCTGCTTCACTCTGATGATACCCTCCAACCCCCAAACAAGGAAGATGCCAAACCCCTGGATGCTCCTGAGCCAAAAGTTTCTCAACCACCAGACCCTTCTCTACCAGCTACAGCGAAGACAGCCTATAAAGATCCAGAAAAATCCAAAGAGGCCTGTGCCTCAGCACTCCTGCAACCCAAGCCTGCTTCTAAAGCCAGTAGCCCAGAGGAGTGCCACAgcccagaaacaggggagaaagTAGTGGTAGGAGAGGTAAATCTACCTAGTGGCCCTGTGGGGGACCAGCTGAGCCTCCTGTTTGGGGATGTCACATCCCTGAAAAGCTTTGATTCACTGACAGGTTGTGGGGACATCATAGCAGAGCAGGATATGGACAGCATGACAGACAGCATGGCCTCTGGAGGCCAGAGAGCCAATCGAGATGGAACCAAGCGCAGTTCCTGTTTAGTGACctaccaaggaggtggggaggagaTGGCTTTgccagatgatgatgatgacgaggaagaagatgaggaagaggaggtggagttagaggaggaagaagaggaggtaaaggaagaggaagaagatgacTTAGAGTATCTGTGGGCAAGTGCCCAGATGTACCCAAGGCCTAGCCTGAACCTGGGCTACCATTCTACTACATCCCCAAGCCACCACAACTACATGCTCCTCGACCCAGTTCAGTCATATCCTGGCCTAGCCTCTGGGGACCTTTTGACTCCTCAGAGTGACCAGCAAGAGTCTGCTCCCAACAGTGATGAAGGTTATTATGACTCCACTACTCCTGGATTTGAAGATGACTCAGGTGAGGCCCTGGGGCTTATCCACAAGGATTGCCTACCCCGAGACAGTTACAGTGGAGATGCCCTGTATGAGTTCTATGAGCCAGTTGACAGTCTTGAGAACTCCCCACCTGGGGACGACTGCCTTTATGACCTGCATGGTTGCAGCTCTGAGATGTTTGACCGCTTCTTGGACTTTGAACCCTTCTCTTCTTCCCGGCCACCTGGGGCAATGGAGACAGAGGAAGAACGGCTAGTGACCATCCAGAAACAGTTATTGTATTGGGAGCTTCGGCGGGAGCAGCTTGAAGCCCGAGAGGCCTGGGAGGCACATGCTCGAGAGGCTCATGCCAGGGAGGCACACACCAGGGAGATCTATGTCCAAGAGGCTCACGCCCAGGAAGTTCATGCCAGAGAGGCCCGAGCCCGAGAGGTCTATACGAAGGAGGCCCATGCCAGAGAGGCTTGGGCCCGAGAAAATCACGTTCGAGAGGCCCAGATCCAGCAAAAGAATCCCATCATGGAGTATCAGATGCGGCCCTTAGGCCCATCAGTGATGGGCCTGGTGGCAGGGGTGTCAGGGGCCTCTCAGGCTTCCTACCGTGGAACCACCTCAGCTTTCCCCACCACTGCAAGCAGCAAGCCAGACTGGAGGGACTTCCGTCCTTTGGAGAAGCGTTTTGAGGGAACCTGCtccaaaaaagaccaaaataccTGCCTGATGCAGCTCTTCCAGAGTGATGCCATGTTTGAGCCAGACATGCAAGAAGCAAACTTCGGAGGGTTGCCTAGGAGGGTCTACCCTACTTACTCACCCCCTGAGGAGTCAGAGGAAGAGGGGATTGAGAAAGAAGGGAGTGCCACTGTGAGTTTCTCACAGgccctggtagaattcaccagcaGTGTGAACCTGTTCTCCAGCATGTCCTGCAGCTCTGACTCTGACTCTTCCTTCACTCAAAACCTCCCTGAACTGCCTCCCATGGTGACCTTTGACATTGCTGATGTGGAACGGGATGGGGAAGGTGAGTGCGAAGAGAATCCTGAGTTCCACAATGATGAAGTACTTGCAGCCTCCTTGGAAGCTTTTGAGATGGGTTATTACCACAAACACACCTTTAGCAACTACCGCAACCGATTCTACCAAGGCCTTCCCTGGGGTGTGAGCAGCCTCCCTCGATACTTGGGGCTGCCTGGCATGCACCCTCGGCCTCCACCTGCAGCCATGGCTCTCAACAGGAGAAGCCGCTCTCTCGACACTGCAGAGACTCTGGAACTAGGGCTCTCCAATTCTCACCTAAGCCAGGGCTACGTGGAGTCTGATGAGCTTCAGGCAGAGCAGGAAGATTCAGATGAAGAAGAGGATGAAGAATGGAATCGAGACAGTCCCCTGTCCCTCTATACTGAGCCCCCAGGGGCTTATGATTGGCCTACTTGGGCCCCCTGTCCCTTCCCAGTGGGGCCAGGCCCTACCTGGGTAAGCCCCAGCAAGTTGGATGGGCCTTCCATCCAGTTTCCATATGGGCAGGCAGCCTGTTGCTTACCTCCTATGGCCATGTCAATGTCACTGCCAGTACCAGGGCCAAAGCCAAATGCATTCCAAAAGACAGGGCCTCAGCTAGCTCGTCCTTCACATCTTCCCCTGCCCATGGGGCCTTGCTATAACCCTCAGCCACAGGCCTCCCAGAATGTGAGAGCCAGGCCTCAAGATGTGCTCCTGCCTGTGAATGAGCCCAGTTGCTCCTCTAGTTCTGGGGGCTTCATCCCCAGCCCACTGCCCCAGACCAAGCCTGTGGGCAtcacccatggcaaccaccagctGCCCAGGGTCCAGCCTGAGACCCCTCAGCTTCAGTCCATTCACTATAAAGTTTCTGACCTTGACCTGTCAAAGGAGAGGGCTGAACAGAGGGCCTCTCTCCCCTCCACTGCCATGAATGGACACCTAGCAGAGTAG